A DNA window from Hydrogenophaga taeniospiralis contains the following coding sequences:
- the ftsH gene encoding ATP-dependent zinc metalloprotease FtsH codes for MNNQWFSKIAVWMVIAMVLFTVFKQFDGRASAGAGYMGYSEFLDEVKAQRIKSATIQEGQGGTEIVAVTQDDRRIRTTATYLDRGLVGDLINNNVKFDVRPREESSLLMTLLVSWGPMLLLIGVWIYFMRQMQGGGKGGAFSFGKSKARMLDENNNTVTFADVAGCDEAKEEVKEVVDFLKDPAKFQKLGGRIPRGLLLVGPPGTGKTLLAKGIAGEAKVPFFSISGSDFVEMFVGVGAARVRDMFENAKKNAPCIIFIDEIDAVGRQRGAGLGGGNDEREQTLNQMLVEMDGFETNLGVIVVAATNRPDILDAALLRPGRFDRQVYVTLPDIRGREQILNVHMRKVPLGTDVNPSVIARGTPGMSGADLANLCNEAALMAARRNARVVEMQDFEKAKDKIFMGPERKSMVMPEEERRNTAYHESGHALIGKLLPKCDPVHKVTIIPRGRALGVTMSLPAQDRYSYDKDYMLNQISMLFGGRIAEEVFMHQMTTGASNDFERATTIARDMVMRYGMTDALGPMVYAENEGEVFLGRSVTKTTNMSESTMQKVDSEVRRIIDQQYKLARELIEEHSDKMHAMANALLEWETIDADQIDDIMAGKPPRPPKDWTPRNPSVGGGGSGGTPAVSTDPAPTAA; via the coding sequence TTGAACAACCAGTGGTTCTCGAAAATCGCCGTGTGGATGGTCATCGCCATGGTGCTTTTCACCGTCTTCAAGCAGTTCGACGGCCGTGCCTCTGCTGGCGCAGGCTACATGGGGTACTCTGAATTCCTCGACGAGGTCAAGGCGCAACGCATCAAGAGCGCCACCATTCAGGAGGGCCAGGGTGGCACGGAGATCGTGGCCGTGACCCAGGACGACCGTCGCATTCGCACCACGGCCACCTACCTCGACCGTGGCCTGGTGGGCGACCTGATCAACAACAACGTCAAGTTCGATGTGCGTCCGCGCGAGGAAAGCTCCTTGCTCATGACGCTGCTGGTCAGCTGGGGCCCGATGCTGCTGCTCATTGGTGTATGGATATATTTCATGCGACAGATGCAAGGCGGTGGCAAGGGTGGTGCGTTCAGTTTTGGCAAGAGTAAGGCGCGCATGCTGGACGAGAACAACAACACCGTGACTTTTGCCGATGTTGCCGGCTGTGACGAGGCCAAGGAAGAGGTCAAGGAAGTTGTGGACTTCCTGAAGGATCCGGCCAAATTCCAGAAGCTGGGCGGTCGCATTCCGCGTGGCTTGTTGCTGGTCGGCCCTCCGGGAACTGGCAAAACGTTGCTGGCCAAGGGCATTGCTGGTGAAGCCAAGGTGCCGTTTTTCAGCATTTCGGGCTCCGACTTCGTGGAGATGTTTGTCGGCGTGGGCGCGGCCCGCGTGCGCGACATGTTCGAAAACGCCAAGAAAAATGCCCCTTGCATCATCTTCATCGATGAAATCGACGCAGTGGGTCGTCAGCGCGGCGCGGGTCTGGGTGGTGGCAACGACGAGCGCGAACAGACCTTGAACCAGATGCTGGTGGAGATGGACGGCTTTGAGACCAATCTGGGGGTGATCGTGGTCGCGGCCACGAACCGACCTGATATTCTGGACGCCGCGCTGCTGCGTCCAGGCCGTTTCGACCGTCAGGTCTATGTGACGCTGCCCGACATCCGTGGCCGCGAGCAGATCCTGAATGTGCACATGCGAAAAGTGCCTTTGGGCACGGACGTGAATCCGAGCGTGATCGCCCGTGGCACGCCAGGCATGAGTGGTGCCGATCTGGCCAACCTGTGCAATGAGGCCGCCCTGATGGCCGCGCGTCGCAATGCGCGCGTGGTCGAAATGCAGGACTTCGAGAAGGCCAAGGACAAGATCTTCATGGGCCCAGAGCGCAAGAGCATGGTGATGCCCGAAGAAGAGCGTCGCAACACCGCCTATCACGAGTCGGGCCACGCGCTGATCGGCAAATTGCTGCCCAAGTGCGATCCGGTGCACAAGGTCACCATCATTCCCCGTGGTCGTGCGTTGGGCGTGACCATGAGCCTGCCGGCGCAGGACCGTTACAGCTACGACAAGGACTACATGCTGAACCAGATCAGCATGCTGTTCGGTGGTCGCATCGCTGAAGAAGTCTTCATGCACCAGATGACCACCGGGGCATCCAACGACTTCGAACGTGCGACAACCATTGCCCGCGACATGGTGATGCGTTATGGCATGACGGATGCCCTGGGTCCCATGGTGTATGCCGAAAACGAAGGTGAGGTTTTCCTCGGTCGTTCGGTCACCAAGACCACCAACATGAGCGAGTCCACCATGCAAAAGGTCGACTCTGAGGTGCGTCGCATCATTGACCAGCAGTACAAGCTGGCGCGCGAGCTGATCGAAGAGCACAGCGACAAGATGCATGCCATGGCCAACGCATTGCTGGAATGGGAAACGATCGATGCCGACCAGATCGATGACATCATGGCCGGCAAGCCACCCCGTCCGCCCAAGGACTGGACGCCGCGCAATCCCTCGGTGGGGGGCGGCGGCAGTGGGGGGACGCCCGCTGTCAGCACCGATCCTGCGCCAACCGCAGCTTGA
- a CDS encoding YhbY family RNA-binding protein produces the protein MPQITLTPAQRKVHRADAHHLDPVVLVGGDGLSASVKKEIDAALKAHGLIKVRVFSDDRAAREAMLQTLADELDAAPIQHIGKLLVLWRPVPEKVKAADEDRLPGPRDVKVLKFSKRGGQRPEVKVVRVLGNQRLTTGGQVKRAKVMKKSIKKSAR, from the coding sequence ATGCCCCAGATCACACTCACACCCGCCCAGCGCAAAGTCCACCGCGCTGACGCCCACCACCTTGATCCCGTCGTCCTCGTCGGCGGCGATGGCCTGAGCGCCTCGGTTAAAAAAGAGATTGACGCCGCGCTCAAGGCCCATGGCCTGATCAAGGTCCGCGTCTTCAGCGATGACCGCGCCGCACGCGAGGCCATGCTGCAGACCCTGGCCGACGAACTGGATGCCGCACCGATTCAACACATTGGCAAGCTGCTGGTGCTTTGGCGCCCGGTACCAGAGAAGGTCAAGGCCGCCGATGAAGACCGCCTGCCCGGACCACGCGACGTGAAAGTGCTCAAATTCAGCAAACGGGGCGGTCAGCGCCCCGAGGTCAAGGTCGTGCGCGTGCTGGGCAACCAGCGGCTGACCACCGGTGGTCAGGTCAAGCGCGCCAAGGTCATGAAGAAGAGCATCAAGAAAAGCGCCCGTTGA
- a CDS encoding quinone-dependent dihydroorotate dehydrogenase gives MSLLPYALARPFLFGLDPEAAHELTLHSIAKLQRSPLTCLYSEPRVNDSVTLAGLQFPNRVGLAAGLDKNASCIDGLAAMGFGFVEVGTVTPRAQPGNPKPRMFRLPQANALINRLGFNNEGLDAFIANVQRAQFRRKAGASPMLLGLNIGKNASTPIERATDDYLTCLEGVYPHADYVTVNISSPNTQNLRSLQSDTALDALLGAVAERREQLAQQTGRRIPIFVKIAPDLDDTQIEVIATTLMRYGTDSQGRANNAFGVIATNTTLSREAVAGMEHASEAGGLSGAPVLAASNRVIRRLRACLGKDFPIIGVGGILSGKDAVSKIQSGANVVQIYTGLIYKGPALVREAAEAIKAAAAQAAS, from the coding sequence ATGTCCCTCTTGCCCTACGCGCTCGCCCGCCCCTTCCTGTTTGGCCTCGACCCCGAAGCCGCGCACGAACTGACCCTACACAGCATCGCAAAACTGCAGCGCTCACCACTGACCTGTCTCTACAGCGAACCCCGGGTGAACGACTCCGTCACGCTCGCCGGCCTACAGTTTCCGAACCGGGTTGGCCTGGCCGCCGGACTGGACAAGAACGCCAGTTGCATTGATGGTCTGGCCGCCATGGGATTCGGTTTCGTGGAAGTGGGCACCGTGACGCCCAGGGCACAGCCCGGCAACCCCAAGCCGCGCATGTTCCGCCTGCCCCAGGCCAACGCCCTGATCAACCGGTTGGGCTTCAACAACGAGGGGCTGGATGCGTTCATTGCCAACGTGCAACGTGCCCAGTTCCGTCGCAAGGCCGGCGCCAGCCCCATGTTGCTGGGCCTGAACATCGGCAAGAACGCCAGCACGCCGATCGAGCGCGCCACCGACGACTACCTGACCTGCCTGGAAGGCGTGTACCCGCACGCCGACTACGTCACCGTCAACATTTCCAGCCCCAACACGCAGAACCTGCGCAGCCTGCAAAGCGACACCGCGCTGGACGCCCTGTTGGGGGCGGTGGCCGAGCGGCGTGAACAACTCGCGCAACAGACGGGCCGGCGCATCCCCATCTTCGTGAAGATCGCACCCGATCTGGACGACACCCAGATCGAGGTCATCGCGACCACGCTCATGCGCTACGGCACCGACAGCCAGGGACGGGCCAACAACGCTTTTGGCGTGATCGCCACCAACACCACCCTGAGCCGCGAAGCCGTGGCCGGCATGGAACACGCCAGCGAGGCCGGTGGCCTGTCGGGAGCGCCGGTGCTTGCCGCCAGCAACCGGGTCATCCGACGTCTGCGGGCCTGCCTGGGCAAGGACTTTCCCATCATCGGCGTGGGCGGCATCCTCAGCGGTAAAGACGCGGTGAGCAAGATCCAGTCGGGCGCCAACGTGGTCCAGATCTACACCGGGTTGATCTACAAGGGCCCGGCACTCGTCCGGGAAGCGGCCGAGGCGATCAAGGCCGCTGCTGCACAAGCGGCCAGCTGA
- the rpiA gene encoding ribose-5-phosphate isomerase RpiA translates to MTQDELKALVGQAALQYVTPGEIVGVGTGSTVNKFIDALASMKGQIPGAVSSSEASTARLKALGIPVFEANDVAELSVYIDGADEIDAQGHMVKGGGAALTREKIVAAQSRRFVCIADESKLVTTLGAFPLPVEIIPMATARLVRQFAALGGQARVRQKDGAPLVTDNGQHILDVTGLRIADPLAFESVVSQWPGVVTVGVFAHQKASVCLLGTSDGVKTLTF, encoded by the coding sequence ATGACCCAAGACGAACTCAAAGCCCTGGTGGGGCAGGCCGCCCTGCAGTATGTGACCCCCGGCGAAATCGTGGGCGTGGGCACAGGATCGACCGTCAACAAGTTCATCGATGCGCTGGCCTCGATGAAAGGCCAGATTCCGGGTGCCGTGTCGAGCTCGGAAGCCTCCACCGCGCGTCTGAAGGCGCTGGGCATTCCCGTGTTTGAGGCCAACGACGTGGCTGAGCTGTCGGTCTACATCGACGGCGCCGACGAAATCGACGCGCAGGGGCACATGGTCAAGGGCGGGGGCGCGGCGCTCACGCGTGAAAAGATCGTGGCGGCCCAATCGCGCCGCTTCGTCTGCATCGCCGACGAATCCAAGCTGGTCACGACGCTGGGCGCCTTCCCGTTGCCGGTCGAGATCATCCCCATGGCCACGGCCCGACTGGTGAGGCAGTTTGCGGCACTGGGTGGCCAGGCCCGGGTCCGGCAGAAGGATGGCGCACCGCTGGTGACGGACAACGGGCAACACATCCTGGACGTGACCGGTCTGCGGATCGCCGATCCGCTGGCTTTTGAAAGCGTGGTCAGTCAGTGGCCGGGAGTGGTGACGGTGGGGGTATTCGCCCACCAGAAAGCCAGCGTGTGCTTGTTGGGCACATCGGATGGCGTCAAAACCCTGACGTTCTAA
- a CDS encoding RlmE family RNA methyltransferase — protein sequence MKVKTKSKKVNKAWLNDHVNDPYVKLATREGYRARAAYKLKEIDETLGLIRPGDCVVDLGSSPGAWSQYTRRRLSPQGAAVGALQGTIIALDLLPMEPVEGVHFIQGDFREPAVLAELEQALVDRGIQTVDVVVSDMAPNLSGIGSADAARIIDLVELAVEFAVNHLKPDGALVVKLFHGGAYDPMVALFRQTFRVVKPFKPKASRDKSSETFLVGMGLKDRSRA from the coding sequence ATGAAAGTCAAAACCAAGAGCAAGAAGGTCAACAAGGCGTGGTTGAACGACCACGTCAACGACCCTTATGTGAAGCTCGCGACCCGCGAGGGGTATCGCGCGCGCGCCGCCTACAAACTCAAGGAAATCGACGAAACGCTGGGGCTGATCCGCCCGGGCGACTGCGTGGTGGACCTGGGCTCGTCGCCGGGTGCCTGGAGCCAGTACACGCGCCGCCGCCTGAGTCCTCAGGGCGCGGCCGTCGGGGCGTTGCAGGGCACCATCATCGCGCTGGACCTGTTGCCCATGGAGCCGGTCGAGGGTGTCCACTTCATCCAGGGCGATTTTCGCGAACCGGCGGTGCTGGCCGAGCTGGAGCAGGCGCTGGTCGACCGCGGCATCCAGACCGTGGATGTGGTGGTGTCCGATATGGCGCCCAATCTCTCAGGCATTGGCTCCGCCGACGCAGCCCGCATCATCGACCTGGTGGAGCTGGCGGTGGAATTTGCGGTCAACCACCTCAAACCCGATGGTGCGCTGGTGGTCAAGCTCTTTCATGGCGGGGCGTACGACCCGATGGTGGCGCTGTTTCGCCAGACGTTCCGGGTGGTCAAGCCGTTCAAGCCCAAAGCCTCACGGGACAAGTCTTCTGAAACCTTTCTGGTGGGCATGGGTCTGAAAGACAGATCCCGCGCGTGA
- a CDS encoding M3 family metallopeptidase, whose protein sequence is MNDRTDTIAHNPLLDFTDLPVFDAIQPALVSPAIDSLLQDASAALERVTASDFPAHWTQISLALDVPTERLSRAWGAVSHLNSVADTPELRAAYNEALPKVTEFWTRLGADERLYAKYKAMDPASLTPEQTQAHKNAMRSFVLGGAELQGEAKTRFAWLQERQAELGQKFSENALDATDAFALFVPTEELTGVPEDVQQATAAAAQADNKPGHKLTLKMPCYLPVMQFAHSSALREKLYRAYVTRASDQADSDAAKFDNAAIMGELLALRHEEARLLGHRHYADVSLVPKMAESPEQVISFLHDLASKARPYAEKDLADMRAFAATELGLSEPQAWDWPYIGEKLKEARYAFSEQEVKPYFTAPKVLAGLFQIVETLFEVAIRRDTAPVWHPNVEFYRIERRTPEGTQLVGQFYLDPAARTGKRGGAWMDDVRARWLRPDSGSLQTPVAHLVCNFAEGVEVDGVKKPPLLTHDDVITLFHEFGHGLHHMLTQVNERDVSGISGVEWDAVELPSQFMENFCWEWEVLKHMTAHVDTGEPLPRALFDKMLAAKNYQSGLQTLRQVEFSLFDMLLHSQSEPVTSGESILALQQRVRDEVAVLQPPAYSRTPHTFSHIFAGGYSAGYYSYKWAEVLSADAYAAFEEAAQRTGHSTLDVDTGRRYRQAILEAGGSRPAMESFKAFRGREPSIDALLRHQGMA, encoded by the coding sequence ATGAACGACCGCACCGACACCATCGCACACAACCCGTTGCTGGACTTCACCGATCTGCCAGTCTTTGACGCGATCCAGCCTGCGCTGGTGTCGCCCGCCATTGACAGCCTGCTGCAGGACGCCAGTGCCGCACTGGAGCGGGTTACCGCGAGCGACTTCCCCGCCCACTGGACACAGATTTCATTGGCTCTGGATGTGCCCACCGAGCGGTTGTCGCGGGCCTGGGGGGCGGTGAGTCACCTCAACAGCGTGGCCGACACCCCCGAGCTGCGCGCTGCCTACAACGAGGCCCTGCCCAAGGTCACCGAGTTCTGGACCCGCCTGGGGGCCGACGAGCGGCTGTACGCGAAATACAAGGCGATGGACCCGGCCAGCCTGACGCCCGAGCAGACCCAGGCCCACAAAAATGCCATGCGGAGTTTTGTGCTGGGTGGCGCGGAGCTGCAAGGCGAAGCCAAAACCCGGTTTGCCTGGCTGCAGGAACGCCAGGCCGAACTGGGCCAGAAATTCAGCGAAAACGCACTCGATGCCACGGACGCGTTTGCCCTTTTTGTACCCACCGAAGAACTGACCGGGGTCCCCGAAGACGTGCAGCAAGCCACGGCCGCGGCCGCCCAGGCCGACAACAAGCCTGGCCACAAGCTCACGCTGAAGATGCCCTGCTACCTGCCTGTGATGCAGTTCGCCCACAGCAGTGCCTTGCGCGAAAAGCTCTACCGGGCGTATGTCACCCGCGCCAGCGACCAGGCCGACAGCGACGCCGCGAAGTTCGACAACGCCGCCATCATGGGCGAGCTGCTGGCGTTGCGCCACGAGGAAGCGCGGTTGCTGGGCCACCGCCACTACGCCGACGTTTCGCTGGTGCCCAAGATGGCCGAATCCCCCGAACAGGTGATCTCCTTCCTGCACGACCTCGCCAGCAAGGCGCGGCCCTATGCGGAAAAGGATCTGGCCGACATGCGCGCCTTTGCCGCGACCGAGCTGGGTCTGAGCGAGCCACAGGCCTGGGACTGGCCCTACATCGGCGAGAAGCTCAAAGAGGCGCGCTATGCGTTCAGCGAGCAGGAGGTCAAGCCCTACTTCACCGCGCCCAAGGTGCTCGCCGGCCTGTTCCAGATTGTCGAGACCTTGTTTGAGGTGGCGATTCGCCGCGACACCGCGCCGGTGTGGCACCCGAACGTTGAGTTCTACCGCATCGAACGCCGCACGCCCGAGGGTACGCAACTGGTGGGCCAGTTCTACCTCGACCCTGCGGCGCGCACCGGCAAACGGGGTGGCGCCTGGATGGACGATGTGCGCGCCCGCTGGCTGCGCCCGGACAGCGGCAGCCTGCAGACACCGGTGGCGCACCTCGTGTGCAACTTCGCCGAGGGGGTGGAAGTGGACGGCGTGAAAAAGCCCCCACTGCTCACACACGACGATGTGATCACCCTGTTCCACGAGTTTGGTCACGGCCTGCACCATATGCTCACCCAGGTGAACGAGCGCGATGTCTCGGGCATCAGCGGTGTGGAGTGGGACGCGGTGGAACTGCCCAGCCAGTTCATGGAGAACTTCTGCTGGGAATGGGAGGTGCTCAAGCACATGACGGCCCACGTGGACACCGGCGAGCCGCTGCCGCGCGCGCTGTTCGACAAAATGCTGGCGGCGAAGAACTACCAGAGTGGCCTGCAGACGCTGCGCCAGGTGGAGTTCTCGCTGTTTGACATGTTGCTGCACAGCCAATCCGAACCCGTCACCAGCGGCGAGTCCATCCTGGCCCTGCAGCAACGGGTGCGCGACGAAGTGGCCGTGCTTCAGCCACCGGCCTACAGCCGCACGCCACACACCTTCAGCCACATCTTCGCTGGCGGTTATTCGGCCGGCTACTACAGCTACAAATGGGCCGAAGTGCTCTCGGCCGACGCGTATGCCGCCTTCGAAGAAGCCGCGCAGCGCACTGGCCACAGCACGCTGGATGTGGACACCGGGCGGCGCTACCGTCAGGCCATCCTCGAAGCCGGCGGCAGCCGCCCGGCCATGGAGTCGTTCAAGGCCTTCCGGGGCCGGGAACCCAGCATCGACGCCCTGCTGCGCCACCAGGGCATGGCCTGA
- a CDS encoding glutaredoxin family protein has product MTATFPRAASRSPIPLLLGLLCALAASSALAQGVYRIVGPDGRVSYSDQPPPANAEVKPVSSGGSAASANAPLPFELRQVASRYPVTVYTGKDCAPCNSGRNLLNARGIPYSEKTVDSKEDVEALKRLSGDTSLPFITIGGQQIKGYSDAEWTQYLDAAGYPKQSALPTTYRRPAASPLVAVKPAPAPRPASPENASREPAAPAEPSVTPPAGIRF; this is encoded by the coding sequence ATGACCGCCACCTTCCCCCGCGCCGCCAGTCGGTCCCCCATCCCCCTCTTGCTTGGCCTGCTGTGCGCACTGGCAGCCTCCTCCGCGCTGGCCCAGGGTGTCTACCGCATCGTGGGGCCGGACGGTCGTGTGAGCTATTCGGACCAGCCGCCACCCGCGAACGCCGAGGTCAAACCGGTGAGCAGCGGCGGTTCTGCCGCCAGCGCGAACGCCCCGTTGCCGTTTGAGCTGCGCCAGGTGGCAAGCCGCTACCCGGTCACGGTCTACACCGGCAAAGACTGCGCGCCCTGCAACAGCGGGCGCAATCTGCTCAATGCCCGCGGCATTCCGTACAGCGAAAAAACCGTGGACAGCAAGGAGGACGTGGAAGCGCTCAAACGCCTGAGCGGAGACACCTCGCTGCCCTTCATCACCATCGGAGGCCAGCAGATCAAGGGCTATTCCGATGCGGAATGGACCCAATACCTGGACGCGGCCGGTTACCCCAAACAATCGGCCTTGCCGACGACCTACCGCCGCCCGGCCGCCAGCCCGCTGGTTGCGGTGAAGCCCGCTCCAGCCCCGCGACCGGCCTCACCCGAGAATGCCAGCCGCGAGCCAGCGGCCCCGGCGGAACCCTCCGTCACGCCGCCAGCGGGCATCCGGTTCTGA